The genomic DNA CAAAAACTACAAACTTGTCTCCAGCTTGTGGCGCTCCGTCTAAACCTAAAATAGATACAGGTGTTGATGGTCCAGCAACTTTTAAGTTGTTTCCTTGATCATCAAACATTGCTCTTACTTTACCACTGTGTTTACCTGCCAATAAGTAATCTCCAATTTTTAAAGTTCCTGCTTGTACTAATATTGTAGAGACATATCCTCTACCTTTATCTAATAAAGCTTCTACAACTGCTCCAACTGCATTTTTATTAGGATTGGCTTTTAATTCTAAAATCTCAGCTTCTAATAAAACTTTTTCTAATAATTCTGGAACACCTGTTCCAACCTTTGCTGAAATATCTTGCGATTGAATGCTTCCACCCCATTCTTCAATTAATAAGTTCATTGAAGATAATTGAGTTTTCACGTTGTCTGGGTTCGCATTTGGTTTATCAATCTTATTGATTGCAAATATAATAGGAACTCCTGCTGCTTGTGCATGAGAAATTGCCTCTTTTGTTTGTGGCATTACATCATCATCTGCTGCAACTACAATAATAACTAAATCTGTTACTTGAGCACCACGTGCACGCATTGCCGTAAAGGCTTCGTGACCTGGTGTATCTAAGAAAGCAATTTTTTGATCGCCTACATTTACAGAATACGCACCAATATGTTGTGTAATTCCTCCACTTTCACCTTCAATTACATTTGCTTTTCTAATATAATCTAATAAAGAAGTTTTACCATGATCTACGTGACCCATTACAGTAATAATTGGCGCACGAGTTTCTAAATCTTCTGGTTTGTCTATAACTTCTTCGATAGATTCTTCTACTTCCGCTCCTACAAATTCTACTTTATGATTAAATTCTTCAGCAACAATAACTAATGTTTCTGCATCTAAACGCTGATTCATTGTTACCATCATTCCTAAAGACATACATGCAGAAATAATATTTGTTACAGGAACATCCATCATTGTTGCAACCTCACTTACAGTAACAAACTCTGTTACTTTTAAGATCTTATTGTCTAATGCTTGTGCTTCTAATTCTGCATCAGAATGTTCTCTACGAGCATCTCTTTTATTTCTTCTATATTTTGCACCTTTTCCTTTAGATGATTTTCCTTGAAGCTTTTCTAAGGTTTCTCTTACTTGCTTCTGAATATCTGCCTCTGTAGGTTCTTCTTTCTTAACGTTTGCTGCTGGTCTTACGTTTCCTCTTCCTTTATTGTAAGGACCTCTACCGTTTCCAGCTCTACTATTTGGAGCTCTGTTTGCTGTTCTGCTTCCAGGAGCACCCACTTTAGTTACAATACGCTTTCTTTTCTTTCGAGGATCTGAAGCTGCATCTTTTTTAGGTTCTGGTTTTTTCTTTTTAGGTTTTTCAAATTGCTTTAAATCAATCTTTTTACCTGTAAAGTTTGGTCCGTCTAACTTCTTATATTGAGTTTTGATAGCTTCTGCATTTTCTGCAGTAATTTCTTCTACCTTTTCTGTAGATTTAGAAACCTCTTTTCTACCATCAACTTTCTTATCTACTTTAGAAGCTTCCTTTTCTACTAAAGAAATTGGCTTTTCTACCTTAATTTCTTTAAAAACAGGCTTTTCTGCTTTAACCACAGGAGCTTCAACAACAGGTTCTTTTGGCGCTTCAACTTTCGACGCTTCAACTTTTGGTGTTTCGACTTTTGGTGTTTCGACTATTGGGGCTTCAACTTTTGCTTCTATCTCTTTTACCACCTCTTTCTTAGGAGCTGGCTTACCGATATTATCAATATCTATTTTCCCTACAGTTTTAAACTCTAGTTTTTTGGCTTTAGCTTTAAGAACTTCTTCTTTTTTAGCGTCTTCTGCTCTTTTACTCTCTTGCTTAGCTTCTAGTTCTGCACGAATAGCTTCTTTTTCTTTTCGCTTTTCCTCACCAACTTCCTTAGATGCAGCTTTTTTGCTAGCATCTGTTTGGAAACCATCTAGCAGTACTTGATAGACGTCACCAGAAATTTTAGTAGTAGGTCTAGATTCTATTTCATGACCTTTATCTGCTAAATATTCTACTGCTCTATCTAGAGAAATATTTAATTCTCTTAAAACCTTATTAAGCCTCGTTGTTTTGCCTTCAGACATATATTATTTTTTAGCCTTTAATTTTGTAAAAATATACTTTTTTACGATTACTCTTTAATTATAAACTACTCTTCGAATTCTTCTTTCAAAATTCTTTGAACATCTAAAATAGTTTCTTCTTCTAAATCGGTTCTCTTAACCAACTCTTCTACACTAGCTTCTAATACACTTCTAGCTGTATCTAGACCAATGTTTTTAAATTCTTTAATAACCCAAGGTTCGATTTCATCACCAAATTCTGTTAATTCTACGTCTTCTTCTTCTAGACCTTCTCTCTTAACATCTATTTCGTAACCTGTTAATTCACTCGCTAAACGAATGTTAACACCACCTCTACCAATTGCTTTAGAAACTTCTTCTGGTTTTAAAAGTACGCTTACACGTCCTTTTTTACCATTCCTTTCTTCTTCATACATTTCAATTTCCATTGAAGTCACTTTTGCAGGACTTAATGCTCTTGAAATAAACAATTGTTCGTTTTTAGTGTAATTGATAACATCAATATTTTCATTACCTAGCTCACGAACTATACCATGAATTCTTGATCCTTTTACACCAACACAAGCTCCAACAGGGTCTATTCTATCATCATAAGAATCTACCGCTACTTTTGCTTTTTCACCTGGTATTCTTGCAACTCTCTCTACAGTAATTAAACCATCGAAAACTTCAGGAATTTCTTGTTCAAACAATTTATTTAAAAACGCTGGGGCTGTTCTTGATAAAATAATTGCTGGTTTATTTCCTCTTAACTCTACCGTTTTTATAACACCTCTTACAGAATCTCCTTTTCTGAAAAAATCTGAACGAATTTGCTCACTTTTTGGCAATACAATTTCGTTACCATCATCATCTAATAAAATAATTGCATTATGGCGTATATGATGCACTTCTGCACTGTATAATTCGCCTTCTAATTCTTTGAAATGCTTAAATATGTTTGTGCTATCGTGTTCGTAAATTTTTGAAATTAAGTTTTGACGCAATGCTAAAATAGCTCTTCTTCCTAAATCAATCAATTTCACCTCTTCAGAAACATCTTCACCAATTTCAAAATCTGGCTCAATTAATCTTGCTTCTGCTAGTTCAATTTCTTCATTATCATCCTCAGAAAAACCATCTGCAACAACAACTCTATTTCTCCAAATTTCTAAATCTCCTTTATCTGGGTTAATAATAATATCAAAATTATCATCTGAACCAAACTTACGTTTTAAAGTAGCTCTAAATACTTCTTCTAAAATAGACATTAATGTTACTCTGTCTATACTCTTATTATCTTTAAATTCTGAAAACGAATCAATTAATGCTATATTCTCCATTACATTTTTTGCTTAAAATACAATTTTCACTTTTGCTTCTTTAATCTCCTTATACTCTAAAGTTGCTGTTTTATCTACAGTAACCTTTCCTTTACCAATTGGCTTAGGCTCTCTTGCCTTCCACTGTAAGATAATTTTATCTTCATCCGCTGCTATTAAAGTACCTTCTAATTCTTCTTCTGCAGTTTTTACTTTAAGAGTTCTATTAATATTCTTAATATATTGCCTTTTCACCTTTAATGGATGTGCAATATCTGGTGTTGTAACTTCTAAAGAGTAATCTTCTACTTCTTTATCTAAATTACCGTCTACATTTCGACTAATGCGGATACATTCGCTTAAAGGAACACCATTATCTCCATCTACAACAACTTGAATTTTGTTGTTTTCAGATATTGAAAATTCTATAAGATACAATGACTCGTTAAGTGCCAATGCTTCGTCTACTAAGTCTTTAACTGTTGTTTGATTCATATTAAACCTTAAAATAAAGTATAAAAAGAGGGGACTTTTAAGTCCCCTTCCTCCCTCATTTACTATAAATTTCGGTGCAAATATACGAATTGTTTATGATTTACCAAACCAAGCTCTAATTCATTATTTTTTTGTAACTTTATGTAGACTAAATATTTTAACTTAAAATTCTGACTTATGAAAAAAATTCTTGTTCCAATCGACTTTTCTAAACCGTCTGAATACGCTGCTAAAATGGCTGCTAAAATTGCAAAAAAAACCAATGCTACTGTGTATCTTATACATTTGATAGAACTTCCTTCTGGAGTTATAGATATGGGTTCTGGCAGTAAATTTAGCATCCCAGAAAGTATGTTGTATTTAAGAAAAACACGTGAAAAAGTTTTAGAATTTAAAAAAAGTTTTTTTTCTGAAGATATTATTGTTGAATATTTTATAAAATTGAACAACCCGTTTGAAGGTATAAAAAAATATGCCGAGAAAATTAATGCAGATTTGATAATTATGGGATCTAAAGGACATTCTGAATTTGAAGAAATTATGATTGGTTCTAACACAGAAAAAATGGTAAGAAGCTCTAAGACTCCAGTTATCATAGTAAAAATAGACGACAAAAAACTCAAATTAAACAACTTAGTTTTTGCTTCTAACTTCAAAAAAGAGAATAAAGAAGTTTTTAGAAAATTCCTAGATTTTGCTAATGCTTTTGATAGTAAAATTCTTTTATTAAAGATAAATACACCCGCTAGATTCGAGAGTACTTTTGATGCAAAACAAAAAGTAAAAGATTTTATAAAAGAATACAACTTACCAAAATATTCTATAAATATTTACAGCGATACTTCTGTAGAAAAAGGTATTTTAAACTTCTCTAGAGAGAAAAAAGCAGATCTAATTGCATTGAGCACGCATGGTAGAAGTGGCATATCTCACTTATTTACAGGAAGTGTTACCAAAAATTTATCTAAAAAAGCTTTAAAACCAATGTTTACAGTAAGGGTTTAAAGTCTTAACCACCTTGCTTAAAAGCCATTAATCTAAATTATTAAAAGAATTAAAACAACATCATGTCTGCTTTTAAGTTGTACATAAACTTAATAATATGAAAAAGATAATTTTACTATTAGCGCCAATTTTAATTTCTACACTTGGATTTTCTCAAAATAAAATTGGTGGAAATGACCCAATTACAGGAATTGATATAATTATTAAAGAAGACCCAGGAAGTCAACGGACAGTGAATGCTGAAAACAATCCTTTAATTACTGAAATTAACAAGCTTGAATTCGAGTACTTAAATATGAAAGCAAGAGAAATTCAATATGGTTTTGCAAATCAAGACGTATCTAAATTGAAAACAAAAAATGAAGTTTTGAAGGCATATATTGCTTACATTCAAAAAGCTATTAAGTCGGACAAACAGTTAATGAAAAAAAAATATGGTGATGGTGACCTTTTAAAACATTTTTCGATTCCTAGAGCCAAGTTCAAAAATACAGGAGCTACAAAATTGGAACATAAAAAAGTTGACGCACATAAAAAGAAGCAGTAAATTATTCATCATACAGAAAATATAAGCATTAACACAGGATTGGCAAAATCAATGCTTTCAGACTTAAACAAAGATTGTTATTTGTTTTATAACGTATTATTTTCCTTCGGAAGACCATCCCATACAAAACTTCGCTTTTTCAGGTACAACAGCATTCATAAAAACTAAAAAACCTCCAAAATGGAGGTTTTTTAGTTTTATAAATAATATTTCTAACTTTACTACAAAATATAATCTGTACTAATAAAATTAGAAGTCTTTTTGTCTAATAATTCTTGTAAAATGGCATTGTTATAATCGGTATCTTTAGCTGCCAAAAAGGTTCTAATAGAGAAAGAACGCAAAGCATCATGCACACTTAGAGTAGCCACTGCAGAATCTTTTCTTCCTGTAAACGGATACACATCTGGCCCACGTTGCGCAGCACTATTTAAGTTTACTCTACAAACCAAGTTTACAAGTGTATCAATTAAAGGCGCTAAGGTTTTCACATCACTACCAAAAACACTTACTTGCTGTCCGTAATTAGAGGCCGCCATATCATCTAAAGGCTCTTGAATGTCTTTAAACGAAACTATTGGTGTTACTGGACCAAATTGTTCCTCTTCAAAAACTCTAGAATCTTTAGAAACCGGATATAAAACTGCTGGAAAAATATAATTTTCTGACGTTTCTCCTCCTTTTTTATTAATAACTTCCGCTCCCTTTTCAGTAGCGTCGTCAATTAATTCTTGAATGTATGCTAATTTCCCTGGTTCTGGTAATGGTGTTAATTTCACACCGTCTTCCCAAGGGTTTCCAAATTTTAGTGCATCAACTTTTGCTGCAAAACGTTTATTAAATTCAGCTACAACATCTTCGTGAACGTATAATATTTTTAAAGCCGTACAACGTTGTCCGTTAAAAGACATTGCACCAGCTAGACATTCATTAATTGCTAAGTCTAAATCTGCATCTGGCAAAACAATTCCTGGGTTTTTAGCCTCTAAACCTAAAACTAAACGCAATCTATTTTTCTGCGGATGATTTGCTTGAATTGCATTTGCAGATTTACTGTTTCCTATCAACGCTAAAACATCAACTTTACCCGTTTTCATAATTGGTGTTGCTAAAGTTCTTCCTCTACCATAAATGATATTTACAACACCAGCAGGAAAGCTAGTTTGAAACGCTTCTAGTAATGGTGTTAATAATAAAACACCGTGTTTTGCTGGCTTAAAAACAGTTGTATTCCCCATAATTAAAGCAGGAATTAACAACGCAAAAGTTTCATTTAAAGGATAATTATAGGGTCCTAAACACAAAACAACTCCTAAAGGACCTCTTCTAATGTGCGCATGAACTCCACTGTTTTTTTCAAACTTAGCAGAATCTCTGTCCATTTGCTTGTAATCCTCAATGGTGTCGTAAATATATTCAATTGTTCTATCGAATTCTTTCTCTGAGTCTGACAAAGCTTTACCAATTTCCCACATCAGTAATTTTACAATCTCTTCCCTTTTGGTTTTCATTTGTACCACAAACTTCTCCATTGCAGCAATTCTACCTTCAACTTTCATCGTTGGCCATAAACCTTGCCCTCTACCATAAGCTTTAGATGCTGCATTTAAAGCTTCAATAGCTTCACTTTCTGTTAAATTAGGAACCGTACCTAACAAGGTTGGCTTATATTCTTTAGTTGATGAAATTGTTGAATAAACTTGAGCGTTTTCACCTTTCCACTCTTTTAATTCTCCATCAACTAAATACGTATTTTGGTTAACAAGTGAAGTAATTTTATATTCGTTCGGAATTTCTTTAAATGTATTCTTCATAAATTGATTTTTATAATGGAGCATGCTTCATTGCTTAAAAGTTAATAAACTATTAGGTCATTCTCTACCCATCAAAATTAACTAAAAATAAACATAAAACACGGTGTTTCTATCTTAAAAAACGAAAAGGTTTTCGAGTTTTACGTATAGACAAGGGGTTTAAACCCTTATATTCTATATTACACCAAAAACTCAAACAATACTGGTTTGTCATTTAAATATTCTCCGTAGAAATTTCGATCTTTCATTCTTTTAATTAATGGCGCTAAATCTTTTGATGATTTTAATTCCAAACCAACTACTGCTGCTCCATTCTCTCGATTTGTTTTTTTTGCGTATTCAAAATGAGTGATATCATCATTCGGTCCTAATATTTCTGCTACAAACTCCTTTAAAGCACCTGCTCTTTGTGGAAACTTTATAATAAAGTAGTGTTTTAAATTTGCATACAATAAAGCACGCTCTTTAATTTCCGCAGTTCTTGTAATGTCATTATTACTTCCACTAACTACACAAACCACATTTTTTCCTTTAATTTCATCAGCAAAAAAATCTAACGCAGCAATACTTAAAGCTCCTGCAGGCTCTACAACTATTGCATCTTTATTGTATAAATCTAAAATGGTCTGACAAATTTTACCTTCTGGAACTGTTATTACCGCTGTTAAGTTTTGCTGACAAATAGCAAAATTTAAATCTCCTACCTTCTTAACAGCTGCACCATCTACAAAAGAATCTATTTTTTCTAAAGTTGTATTTTTTTTATTTTTGATGGATACTTGCATAGAAGCCGCTCCTTCTGGCTCTACACCAATTATTTTTGTTTCTGGTGATAAGTATTTAAAAACCGATGACAATCCTGCAGACAAACCACCACCGCCAATAGGCACAAAAACATAATCTATTTTCTCTTCTGTTTGATTTAGGATTTCTAGACCAACTGTTGCTTGCCCTTCAATTACTTTTTCGTCATTAAAAGGATGAATAAAAGTTTTTTCTTTTGCATTACATTCTAATGTTGCAGCATTAAAAGCATCATCAAAAGTATCACCTTCAATAACCACATCAATATAATCTTCACCAAACATTTTTACTTGGTCAATTTTCTGATTTGGTGTTGGCGAAGGCATAAAGATAGTTCCTTTTATTTGTAATAATTTACAAGACAACGCAACACCTTGCGCATGATTTCCTGCACTTGCACAAACAATTCCTCGCTGTTTTTCATCAACATTTAAAGAAGACATTTTATTATATGCTCCTCTAATTTTGTAAGAACGCACTACTTGCAAGTCTTCTCTCTTGAACAAAATATTTGCGGATAGCTCTTTTGATAGGTTGAAGTTTTTACTTAAAGGTGTTTCAGAAATAACATTTTTTAAGTTTTTAGAAGCCGCTTTTACATCTTCTAAACTTGGGTAATAATTTTGTTTTATTTGCATTGTTTGAATATAAAATAAAACCTGCCAGGGTTTGAAATCTGACAGGTTTTTTAGAGTAATTAAACTTTATTAATTATGCCGATTTTATCACTTTCATTGCTGTCATAGATGCTCTTAATCTTGCACCAACTTTTTCTACAGGATGATTTCTAATAATCGCATTAATTCTAATTAATTCTTGATTATCAACATCATTAGAATCTGTAAATTTCTTCCCAATAACATCTGTTTTTATGTTCTTCATAAAATCTGTTAATAAAGGTTTACAAGCATGGTCAAATAAATAACAACCATATTCTGCAGTATCAGAAATTACACGATTCATTTCATATAATTTTTTACGCGCAATGGTGTTTGCTATTAATGGTGTCTCATGTAAAGATTCATAATATGCAGAAGCCGCTATAATTCCTGAATCTGTCATTGCTTCAAAAGCCAATTCTACACCAGCTCTTACAAAAGCAACTAATAAAGTTCCGTGGTCGAAATATTCTTGTTCAGAAATTTCTTGTTCTGTAATCTGTTGTTTTTCAAACGCAGTATCTCCTGTTGCAGCTCTCCAAGTTAATAAGTTTTTATCATCATTTGCCCAATCTTCCATCATGGTTTTAGAGAAATGACCTGTCATAATATCATCCATGTGTTTTTGAAACAACGGACGCATAATTTCTTTTAATTCTTCAGAAATTCTAAAAGCTTCTACTTTTGCAGGATTAGACAATCTGTCCATCATGTTCGTTATTCCACCGTGCTTTAAAGCTTCTGTTACCGTTTCCCAACCATATTGAATTAATTTAGCCGCATAACTTGGTTCAATTCCTTCCGCTACCATTTTATCAAAAGACAAAATTGCACCTGTTTGTAACAAACCACATAAAATAGTTTGTTCTCCCATTAAATCGGACTTTACCTCTGCAACAAAAGAAGATTCTAAAACTCCTGCTCTGTTACCTCCAGTTGCAACTGCATATGCTTTTGCTTGTGCCCAACCTTTTCCTTCTGGGTCATTTTCTGGGTGAACTGCCGTTAATGTTGGCACACCAAACCCTCTTTTATATTCTTCTCTAACCTCAGAACCTGGGCATTTTGGTGCCACCATAATTACGGTTAAATCTTTACGAATTTGCATTCCTTCTTCAACAATATTAAAACCATGAGAATAAGATAATGTTGCTCCTTTCTTCATTAAAGGCATTACTGTTTTTACAACATTTGTGTGCTGTTTATCTGGCGTTAAATTGATTACCAAATCTGCACTTGGCAATAATTCTTCATAAGTTCCCACTGTAAATCCGTTTGAAGAAGCATTTAAAAACGACTCCCTTTTTTGATCTATTGCTGCTTGTCTTAATGCATAAGAAATATCTAACCCAGAATCTCTCATATTTAAACCTTGGTTTAGACCTTGAGCTCCACAACCTACAATAACAATTTTCTTCCCTTTCAATGCGCTTACACCGTCTTCAAATTCTGAAGCATCCATAAAACGACATTTACCTAATTGTTCTAATTTTTCTCTTAATGTTAATGTGTTAAAATAATTTGACATTTTTTTGTATTTAGTTGTTGTATGTTTCTAACATTGTTGATATTTTCATTTCTTCTTTGGTAACAGAAATACGACCAGAACGTGTAAATTGCATAATTCCAAAGTTACTTAATTCTCTATAAAGCAATTCTATTTCTTCTTTTTTGCCTGATTTTTCAATCACAAAAAATTCTTTATTTACGGTAACTATTCTTGCGTTACTCTCTTTAATTATATTCTGAATTTCGCGTTCATCAAAAAGTAAATCTGATCTCATTTTAAAAATACAAGATTCTTGATAAATTATTTCATTATCATTATGATAATACGCTTTTATAACCTCTACTTGCTTTTCTACCTGACCAATAATTTTTTTAATATTTTCTTCGGTCATATTTATCACAATAGTAAATCTAGAAACGCCTTCAATTTCTGATGGAGACGTATTTAAACTCTCTATATTAATGTGTCTTCTTTGGAAAATTGCCGATATTCTATTCAACAATCCAATATTATTTTCAGTATAAACTGATATGGTATATAATTGTTTTTCTGTACTCATTTTTTAAAGGATATTAGAAGAAATATAATATTTACTCTTAGTTCTCTACTCAATTTTCTTCTTTTACTCCAATCGAACATCAGAAACACTTGCGCCTGAAGGAATCATTGGAAATACATTATTTTCTTTTTCTACACAAACTTCTAAGAAATAAGCTTCTTTACTAGCCATCATTTCTGCAACTGCAGCTGCTAATTCTTCTCGTTTTGTAACTTTTTTAGCTTTTATATAATAGCCTTCTGCGATTGCTACAAAATTAGGATTCACCATTTCTGTAGACGCATATCTTTTATCAAAGAATAACTGTTGCCACTGACGTACCATTCCTAAGAATTCATTGTTTAAAACAACAATTTTTACAGCTGCCTTTTGCTGAAAAACGGTTCCTAATTCTTGAATGGTCATTTGATAACCACCATCACCAGAAATAGAAACTACTTCACGTTCTGGAGCCGCCATTTTTGCACCAATTGCTGCAGGCAAACCAAACCCCATTGTTCCTAATCCGCCAGAAGTAATATTACTTTTTGTTTTATTGAATTGAGCATATCGACAAGCAATCATTTGATGTTGACCAACATCAGTAACTATTGCAGCTTCACCTTTACTCTGTATATTAATTTCATTTACAACCTCACCCATTGTTAAACCTCCTTTGGTTGGGTGAATGTCATCTTTAATTACTTTTTCATATTCAATAGCATACAAATCTTTAAATCTTTGATGCCATTCTGAATGTGTGTTTTCATCTAATAAAGGTAGCAACAAGTCTAAACTTGCTTTTGCATCCCCTAAAACAGCAATAGCTGTTTTTACATTTTTATCTATTTCTGAAGGATCAATTTCAAAGTGAATTACTTTTGCTTGTTTTGCATATTTGTTTAAATCTCCAGTAACACGATCATCAAAACGCATTCCTATTGCAATTAAAACATCACATTCATTGGTTAAGATATTTGGTGCATAATTACCATGCATACCAACCATACCAACATTTAATGGGTGAGAAGTTGGTATTGCAGACGCTCCTAAAATTGTCCATGCAGCAGGAATTCCTGCTTTTTCTACAACTGCTTTAAAAGCTTCTTCAGCTTCACTCAAAATAACTCCCTGACCCCAAACAATCATTGGTTTTTTTGCTGCATTTATAATTTTTGCTGCAGCTTCAACCGATTTTACATCCGTTTTAGGTACTGGGTTATAACTTCGTACTTTTGTACATTTTTCATACGAAAAGTCGAATTCTTCGAATTGAGCATCTTTTGTGATGTCTACTAAAACAGGTCCTGGTCTTCCACTTCTTGCAATGTAAAATGCTTTTGCTATTACCGCAGGAATGTCTGATGCTTTCGTAACTTGACAATTCCATTTTGTAACTGGCGTAGAAATACCAACAATATCTGTTTCCTGAAAAGCATCACTACCCAATAAATGAGATGCTACTTGACCAGTAATACAAACCATTGGCGTAGAATCTATTTGTGCATCTGCAATACCTGTAATTAAATTGGTTGCTCCAGGGCCAGAAGTTGCAATTGCGACTCCTACTTTACCTGAAATTCTTGCAAAACCCTGCGCAGAATGTG from Polaribacter sp. ALD11 includes the following:
- the infB gene encoding translation initiation factor IF-2; translation: MSEGKTTRLNKVLRELNISLDRAVEYLADKGHEIESRPTTKISGDVYQVLLDGFQTDASKKAASKEVGEEKRKEKEAIRAELEAKQESKRAEDAKKEEVLKAKAKKLEFKTVGKIDIDNIGKPAPKKEVVKEIEAKVEAPIVETPKVETPKVEASKVEAPKEPVVEAPVVKAEKPVFKEIKVEKPISLVEKEASKVDKKVDGRKEVSKSTEKVEEITAENAEAIKTQYKKLDGPNFTGKKIDLKQFEKPKKKKPEPKKDAASDPRKKRKRIVTKVGAPGSRTANRAPNSRAGNGRGPYNKGRGNVRPAANVKKEEPTEADIQKQVRETLEKLQGKSSKGKGAKYRRNKRDARREHSDAELEAQALDNKILKVTEFVTVSEVATMMDVPVTNIISACMSLGMMVTMNQRLDAETLVIVAEEFNHKVEFVGAEVEESIEEVIDKPEDLETRAPIITVMGHVDHGKTSLLDYIRKANVIEGESGGITQHIGAYSVNVGDQKIAFLDTPGHEAFTAMRARGAQVTDLVIIVVAADDDVMPQTKEAISHAQAAGVPIIFAINKIDKPNANPDNVKTQLSSMNLLIEEWGGSIQSQDISAKVGTGVPELLEKVLLEAEILELKANPNKNAVGAVVEALLDKGRGYVSTILVQAGTLKIGDYLLAGKHSGKVRAMFDDQGNNLKVAGPSTPVSILGLDGAPQAGDKFVVFDDEREAKQIASKRSQLQREQSVRTQKTLTLAEIGRRIALGDFKELNIILKGDVDGSVEALTDSFQKLSTEEIQVNILHKGVGAITESDVLLATASDAIIVGFNVRPQGNARVVADREEVDIRTYSIIYDAINDLKDAMEGMLSPEMKEEVTGNVEIREVYKISKVGNIAGCMVMSGKIFRDSQIRIIRDGIVVHDGTLTALKRFKDDVKEVAKGYDCGVQIKNYNDIVEGDLIEAYKEVAVKKKLK
- the nusA gene encoding transcription termination factor NusA: MENIALIDSFSEFKDNKSIDRVTLMSILEEVFRATLKRKFGSDDNFDIIINPDKGDLEIWRNRVVVADGFSEDDNEEIELAEARLIEPDFEIGEDVSEEVKLIDLGRRAILALRQNLISKIYEHDSTNIFKHFKELEGELYSAEVHHIRHNAIILLDDDGNEIVLPKSEQIRSDFFRKGDSVRGVIKTVELRGNKPAIILSRTAPAFLNKLFEQEIPEVFDGLITVERVARIPGEKAKVAVDSYDDRIDPVGACVGVKGSRIHGIVRELGNENIDVINYTKNEQLFISRALSPAKVTSMEIEMYEEERNGKKGRVSVLLKPEEVSKAIGRGGVNIRLASELTGYEIDVKREGLEEEDVELTEFGDEIEPWVIKEFKNIGLDTARSVLEASVEELVKRTDLEEETILDVQRILKEEFEE
- the rimP gene encoding ribosome assembly cofactor RimP; the protein is MNQTTVKDLVDEALALNESLYLIEFSISENNKIQVVVDGDNGVPLSECIRISRNVDGNLDKEVEDYSLEVTTPDIAHPLKVKRQYIKNINRTLKVKTAEEELEGTLIAADEDKIILQWKAREPKPIGKGKVTVDKTATLEYKEIKEAKVKIVF
- a CDS encoding universal stress protein; translation: MKKILVPIDFSKPSEYAAKMAAKIAKKTNATVYLIHLIELPSGVIDMGSGSKFSIPESMLYLRKTREKVLEFKKSFFSEDIIVEYFIKLNNPFEGIKKYAEKINADLIIMGSKGHSEFEEIMIGSNTEKMVRSSKTPVIIVKIDDKKLKLNNLVFASNFKKENKEVFRKFLDFANAFDSKILLLKINTPARFESTFDAKQKVKDFIKEYNLPKYSINIYSDTSVEKGILNFSREKKADLIALSTHGRSGISHLFTGSVTKNLSKKALKPMFTVRV
- a CDS encoding NADP-dependent glyceraldehyde-3-phosphate dehydrogenase yields the protein MKNTFKEIPNEYKITSLVNQNTYLVDGELKEWKGENAQVYSTISSTKEYKPTLLGTVPNLTESEAIEALNAASKAYGRGQGLWPTMKVEGRIAAMEKFVVQMKTKREEIVKLLMWEIGKALSDSEKEFDRTIEYIYDTIEDYKQMDRDSAKFEKNSGVHAHIRRGPLGVVLCLGPYNYPLNETFALLIPALIMGNTTVFKPAKHGVLLLTPLLEAFQTSFPAGVVNIIYGRGRTLATPIMKTGKVDVLALIGNSKSANAIQANHPQKNRLRLVLGLEAKNPGIVLPDADLDLAINECLAGAMSFNGQRCTALKILYVHEDVVAEFNKRFAAKVDALKFGNPWEDGVKLTPLPEPGKLAYIQELIDDATEKGAEVINKKGGETSENYIFPAVLYPVSKDSRVFEEEQFGPVTPIVSFKDIQEPLDDMAASNYGQQVSVFGSDVKTLAPLIDTLVNLVCRVNLNSAAQRGPDVYPFTGRKDSAVATLSVHDALRSFSIRTFLAAKDTDYNNAILQELLDKKTSNFISTDYIL
- the ilvA gene encoding threonine ammonia-lyase IlvA, producing MQIKQNYYPSLEDVKAASKNLKNVISETPLSKNFNLSKELSANILFKREDLQVVRSYKIRGAYNKMSSLNVDEKQRGIVCASAGNHAQGVALSCKLLQIKGTIFMPSPTPNQKIDQVKMFGEDYIDVVIEGDTFDDAFNAATLECNAKEKTFIHPFNDEKVIEGQATVGLEILNQTEEKIDYVFVPIGGGGLSAGLSSVFKYLSPETKIIGVEPEGAASMQVSIKNKKNTTLEKIDSFVDGAAVKKVGDLNFAICQQNLTAVITVPEGKICQTILDLYNKDAIVVEPAGALSIAALDFFADEIKGKNVVCVVSGSNNDITRTAEIKERALLYANLKHYFIIKFPQRAGALKEFVAEILGPNDDITHFEYAKKTNRENGAAVVGLELKSSKDLAPLIKRMKDRNFYGEYLNDKPVLFEFLV
- the ilvC gene encoding ketol-acid reductoisomerase, with the protein product MSNYFNTLTLREKLEQLGKCRFMDASEFEDGVSALKGKKIVIVGCGAQGLNQGLNMRDSGLDISYALRQAAIDQKRESFLNASSNGFTVGTYEELLPSADLVINLTPDKQHTNVVKTVMPLMKKGATLSYSHGFNIVEEGMQIRKDLTVIMVAPKCPGSEVREEYKRGFGVPTLTAVHPENDPEGKGWAQAKAYAVATGGNRAGVLESSFVAEVKSDLMGEQTILCGLLQTGAILSFDKMVAEGIEPSYAAKLIQYGWETVTEALKHGGITNMMDRLSNPAKVEAFRISEELKEIMRPLFQKHMDDIMTGHFSKTMMEDWANDDKNLLTWRAATGDTAFEKQQITEQEISEQEYFDHGTLLVAFVRAGVELAFEAMTDSGIIAASAYYESLHETPLIANTIARKKLYEMNRVISDTAEYGCYLFDHACKPLLTDFMKNIKTDVIGKKFTDSNDVDNQELIRINAIIRNHPVEKVGARLRASMTAMKVIKSA